The uncultured Sphaerochaeta sp. genome includes a window with the following:
- the uvrA gene encoding excinuclease ABC subunit UvrA, producing MHNTLIIKGAREHNLKNIDLELKKDQLIVISGLSGSGKSSLAFDTIFAEGQRRYVESLSSYARMFLDKLDKPDVDYMEGLSPAIAIEQKSTHRNPRSTVGTVTEIYDYFRLLWARVGKPHCHVCGREISEMSVDQIIDAIFKAEDGTRIIVSAPVAIGRKGEFKKVFEDARTAGFQRVKVDGKMLNLDEQIVLEKQFKHSIDIVVDRLILSRDIRSRLASSIETSNEMTQGLVKVTFLGENGEESYEEVFSERNSCPHCGITLPDLEPRLFSFNNPYGACPECNGLGIKTEFDPDLIIPDYSKSFNKGAIATMNPDAKWSRSLVEALAKHLHFTLDTPFSKLPEDTINALLYGTKERVFVEYEREKSNQTYRVEKPFPGIIPDLQRRYYETNSMQIKMWMNSFQTTKVCPVCHGDRLRQEALAVTIHDMNIMEATRLSVKKAHAFFNDLTLSDQEIMISNQVLKEIRSRLTFLRNVGLDYLTLDRSSATLSGGEAQRIRLATQIGSALSGVLYVLDEPSIGLHQRDNQKLIDTLKHLRDIGNTVLVVEHDEATIREADYLVDLGPGAGVHGGYIIAEGRPEEVEHNPESITGQYLAGTLSMAIPSKRRKGSGKVISLKGANKNNLKSVDVDFPLGKLIVLTGVSGSGKSSLLNEVLLPAVKRQMANKKANYDGFSDISGAGHIDKVINIDQSPIGRTPRSNPATYVGVFTAIRELFASLPESKAKGYKSGRFSFNVAGGRCENCHGDGNLKIEMNFLPDVYVTCDVCHGKRFNKETLAVHYKGKNIHDVLEMTIEEASEFFSAIPRIKRKIDTLQSVGLEYVKLGQSALTLSGGEAQRVKLSLELSKVGTGKTLYVLDEPTTGLHFADVKKLMEVLNRLVDAGNTVVLIEHNLDVIMQADHLIDLGPEGGDGGGMVVATGTPEQLALCKESHTGYYLAQMLHEKG from the coding sequence ATGCATAATACGTTGATAATAAAGGGTGCCAGGGAGCACAACCTAAAAAACATCGACTTGGAATTGAAAAAAGATCAGTTGATCGTTATCAGTGGTCTCTCTGGAAGTGGAAAGAGCTCCTTGGCTTTTGACACCATTTTTGCCGAGGGTCAGAGACGCTATGTAGAAAGTCTGAGTTCTTACGCCAGGATGTTTCTTGATAAATTGGACAAGCCTGATGTGGATTATATGGAAGGGCTCAGCCCGGCAATTGCAATCGAGCAAAAATCAACACATCGTAATCCTCGTTCAACCGTTGGTACCGTCACTGAAATATATGACTATTTCAGACTGTTGTGGGCAAGAGTAGGGAAACCACACTGTCATGTCTGCGGTCGAGAAATCAGTGAGATGAGCGTAGATCAGATCATTGATGCAATTTTCAAGGCAGAGGATGGTACTAGGATTATTGTAAGCGCCCCAGTTGCTATTGGAAGAAAAGGGGAGTTCAAGAAAGTTTTTGAGGATGCCCGTACAGCAGGATTCCAGAGGGTAAAGGTTGATGGAAAAATGCTCAATCTTGATGAGCAGATTGTCTTGGAAAAGCAATTCAAGCACTCCATCGATATTGTAGTTGATCGCTTGATTCTCAGCAGGGATATCCGATCCAGGCTTGCCTCCAGTATCGAGACCTCAAACGAGATGACGCAGGGTCTTGTGAAAGTGACTTTTCTCGGGGAAAACGGGGAAGAAAGTTACGAAGAGGTATTCAGTGAGCGTAACAGTTGCCCGCATTGCGGCATTACCCTACCTGATCTCGAACCACGATTGTTCAGTTTCAACAATCCCTATGGAGCTTGTCCAGAGTGTAATGGACTGGGGATCAAAACAGAGTTTGACCCTGACCTCATTATCCCTGACTATTCAAAAAGCTTCAATAAAGGTGCCATTGCCACGATGAACCCTGATGCAAAATGGTCCAGGTCTCTGGTTGAAGCACTTGCCAAGCACTTACATTTTACCCTTGATACCCCATTCAGCAAACTGCCTGAGGATACCATCAATGCATTGCTTTATGGTACCAAGGAACGAGTATTTGTTGAGTACGAGCGAGAGAAGAGTAATCAGACGTATCGGGTTGAAAAACCATTCCCCGGCATCATCCCTGATCTGCAACGTAGGTACTATGAAACCAACAGTATGCAGATAAAGATGTGGATGAACAGTTTCCAGACAACCAAGGTATGCCCGGTCTGTCATGGCGATCGTCTACGTCAAGAAGCGCTAGCCGTGACAATCCATGATATGAATATCATGGAAGCAACCCGCCTCTCTGTTAAGAAGGCGCACGCTTTCTTCAATGACCTCACCTTAAGTGATCAGGAGATCATGATTTCCAATCAGGTACTCAAGGAAATCAGGAGCAGGCTTACATTCCTTAGAAATGTCGGCCTTGACTATCTGACACTCGACAGAAGCAGTGCCACCCTCAGTGGAGGAGAAGCACAACGTATCCGTCTTGCAACCCAAATTGGATCTGCACTTAGTGGTGTACTCTATGTATTGGACGAGCCGTCCATAGGATTACATCAAAGGGATAATCAGAAGCTCATCGATACACTCAAACATTTGCGTGATATCGGCAATACTGTACTGGTGGTTGAACATGATGAAGCTACCATCAGAGAGGCTGACTACCTGGTTGACCTTGGACCGGGAGCAGGTGTCCATGGCGGGTATATCATAGCTGAGGGAAGACCTGAGGAAGTGGAACATAATCCTGAAAGCATCACCGGACAGTACCTTGCGGGGACCTTATCCATGGCCATCCCATCCAAAAGACGCAAAGGTTCTGGGAAAGTGATCAGCTTGAAAGGCGCCAATAAGAATAATCTCAAGTCAGTGGATGTTGATTTCCCCCTTGGAAAACTTATTGTACTCACCGGTGTTTCGGGAAGTGGAAAGAGCTCCCTGTTGAATGAAGTCCTGCTTCCTGCAGTGAAACGCCAGATGGCGAACAAAAAAGCGAATTATGACGGTTTCAGTGATATCAGTGGGGCTGGACATATCGATAAGGTGATCAACATCGACCAGAGCCCCATCGGACGTACTCCACGCAGCAATCCTGCTACATATGTAGGGGTCTTTACCGCTATCAGGGAACTGTTCGCCTCCTTGCCGGAGAGTAAGGCTAAAGGATACAAGAGTGGCCGTTTCAGTTTCAATGTTGCAGGAGGAAGATGTGAGAACTGCCACGGAGATGGGAACCTGAAGATAGAGATGAACTTTCTGCCTGATGTCTATGTAACCTGTGATGTATGTCATGGTAAACGATTCAACAAGGAAACGCTGGCAGTCCATTATAAAGGCAAGAACATCCATGATGTTTTGGAAATGACCATAGAAGAGGCAAGTGAGTTCTTTAGTGCAATTCCCAGGATTAAGCGAAAGATAGACACACTTCAGTCAGTTGGCCTTGAGTATGTAAAACTTGGGCAGAGTGCCCTTACCCTCAGCGGAGGTGAAGCACAACGCGTGAAACTCAGCCTTGAACTCTCTAAAGTGGGGACAGGCAAGACGTTATATGTTCTGGATGAGCCAACCACAGGGTTGCACTTTGCAGATGTCAAGAAGTTGATGGAAGTACTGAATAGATTGGTAGATGCTGGGAATACGGTAGTACTCATCGAGCACAACCTTGATGTCATCATGCAAGCAGATCACCTCATTGACCTTGGCCCGGAAGGAGGGGATGGTGGTGGAATGGTTGTAGCAACAGGAACTCCTGAGCAACTTGCACTATGCAAGGAATCCCACACAGGGTATTATTTAGCTCAGATGTTGCATGAAAAAGGTTGA